The following coding sequences are from one Sphingobium sp. Cam5-1 window:
- a CDS encoding aspartate-semialdehyde dehydrogenase, giving the protein MGYKVVVVGATGNVGREMLTILAEREFPIDEIAAVASPRSQGTEIDFGDTGKTLKVKNIEHFDFTGWDIALFAAGSGPTAEYAPKAAAAGCVVIDNSSLYRMDPDVPLIVPEVNPDAIDGYTKKNIIANPNCSTAQMVVALKPLHDAAKIKRVVVATYQSVSGAGKEGMDELFEQSRNIFVGDPAEAKKFTKQIAFNVIPHIDVFLDDGSTKEEWKMVAETKKILDPKVKVTATCVRVPVFVGHSEALNIEFENEISAKEAQDILREAPGVMLVDKREDGGYVTPVECVGDYATFVSRVREDSTIDNGLSLWCVSDNLRKGAALNAVQIAELLGRRHLKKG; this is encoded by the coding sequence ATGGGTTACAAGGTCGTCGTCGTTGGTGCCACGGGCAATGTGGGCCGCGAAATGCTGACCATTCTCGCCGAGCGCGAGTTCCCGATTGACGAGATCGCGGCGGTCGCATCGCCCCGGTCGCAGGGCACCGAAATCGATTTCGGTGACACCGGCAAGACGCTCAAAGTCAAAAATATCGAACATTTCGACTTCACGGGCTGGGACATCGCCCTGTTTGCCGCTGGCTCCGGCCCGACGGCTGAATATGCGCCCAAGGCGGCTGCGGCTGGCTGCGTGGTGATCGACAATTCGTCGCTTTACCGCATGGACCCCGATGTCCCGCTGATCGTGCCCGAAGTGAACCCGGACGCGATCGACGGCTATACGAAGAAGAACATCATCGCGAACCCGAATTGCTCGACCGCGCAAATGGTCGTTGCGCTCAAGCCCTTGCATGACGCCGCGAAGATCAAGCGCGTCGTCGTCGCCACCTACCAGTCGGTTTCCGGTGCTGGCAAAGAGGGCATGGACGAGCTGTTCGAACAGTCGCGCAACATCTTCGTCGGCGACCCGGCGGAGGCCAAGAAGTTCACCAAGCAGATCGCCTTCAACGTGATCCCGCACATCGACGTCTTCCTGGACGATGGTTCGACCAAGGAAGAATGGAAGATGGTTGCGGAAACCAAGAAGATCCTCGATCCCAAGGTGAAGGTCACGGCCACCTGCGTCCGCGTGCCCGTATTCGTCGGTCACTCCGAAGCGTTGAACATCGAGTTCGAGAACGAAATCTCAGCCAAGGAAGCACAGGACATCCTGCGTGAAGCGCCGGGCGTCATGCTTGTCGACAAGCGCGAAGATGGGGGATACGTCACCCCGGTCGAGTGCGTGGGCGACTATGCGACTTTCGTCAGCCGCGTCCGCGAGGACTCGACCATCGACAACGGCCTCTCGCTCTGGTGCGTCAGCGACAACCTCCGCAAGGGTGCTGCGCTGAACGCGGTGCAGATCGCTGAACTGCTGGGCCGCCGCCACCTGAAGAAGGGCTGA
- the hslV gene encoding ATP-dependent protease subunit HslV, with protein MPVWHGTTIMSVRKNGKVIVAGDGQVSMGQTVMKPNARKVRRLHDGSVIGGFAGATADAFTLFERLEAKLERHNGQLMRAAVELAKDWRTDKYLRNLEAMMIVADKEVTLILTGNGDVLEPVGGVAAIGSGGNFALAAARALVEYEEDAETLARKAMAVAADICVYTNDQLVVEELASVT; from the coding sequence ATGCCCGTCTGGCACGGCACCACCATCATGTCCGTACGCAAAAATGGGAAGGTGATCGTGGCCGGTGATGGCCAGGTTTCCATGGGTCAAACGGTGATGAAGCCTAACGCCCGCAAGGTTCGTCGTCTGCATGACGGTTCCGTCATCGGCGGTTTTGCGGGGGCCACGGCCGACGCCTTCACCCTGTTCGAACGGCTTGAAGCCAAGCTGGAACGACACAATGGGCAGCTAATGCGCGCCGCCGTGGAGTTGGCCAAGGACTGGCGCACCGACAAATATCTCCGCAATCTGGAGGCGATGATGATCGTTGCCGACAAGGAAGTGACGCTGATTCTGACAGGCAATGGCGACGTGCTGGAGCCGGTCGGCGGCGTGGCGGCTATCGGATCTGGCGGCAATTTCGCGCTCGCAGCAGCCCGCGCGCTCGTCGAGTATGAGGAAGATGCAGAGACGCTTGCGCGTAAGGCTATGGCCGTGGCGGCCGATATCTGCGTCTATACCAATGACCAGCTTGTGGTCGAAGAATTGGCGAGCGTGACCTAG
- a CDS encoding DUF2238 domain-containing protein, which yields MTSGAAAVWKSLPIAQRRIILLLIGAIAAAQVNQPFPELAPLQHGPTIALALAAPWLLRRWPLSNGAMACITLFLLLHTLGGRYIYSYVPYDDWARSMTGHDLSSTFGWRRNGYDRLVHFAFGLLLTHPLAQIARRRGGMTLCWSLAFGFVTIGFVSALYESFEWLLTLMAKGETADWYNGQQGDVWDPQKDMAAAQVGALIALLILGLRRHRQGGAKAISSSGDTVRELS from the coding sequence ATGACGTCCGGCGCTGCCGCTGTTTGGAAAAGCCTTCCGATAGCGCAGCGCCGGATTATCCTGCTGCTGATTGGCGCCATCGCCGCCGCGCAGGTCAATCAGCCATTTCCCGAACTCGCGCCGTTACAGCATGGGCCAACGATCGCCCTCGCCTTGGCTGCGCCCTGGCTTCTGCGGCGCTGGCCTCTGAGTAATGGCGCAATGGCCTGCATCACCCTGTTTCTGCTCCTGCATACATTGGGCGGACGCTACATCTATTCCTATGTGCCCTATGACGATTGGGCGCGCTCGATGACAGGCCATGACCTTTCGAGCACCTTCGGGTGGCGGCGCAATGGTTATGACCGGCTCGTGCATTTCGCTTTTGGCCTGCTGCTGACACACCCGCTGGCGCAGATCGCCCGGCGACGGGGTGGTATGACATTGTGCTGGAGCCTGGCCTTCGGTTTCGTCACGATCGGCTTTGTCAGCGCCCTTTATGAATCGTTCGAATGGCTGCTGACATTGATGGCGAAAGGAGAAACCGCCGACTGGTATAATGGCCAGCAAGGCGACGTCTGGGACCCGCAAAAGGACATGGCCGCCGCTCAGGTCGGTGCACTAATCGCCCTGCTGATCCTTGGCCTACGCCGCCATCGACAAGGTGGCGCCAAGGCCATATCGAGCAGCGGCGACACAGTGAGGGAGTTATCATGA
- the hslU gene encoding ATP-dependent protease ATPase subunit HslU, which translates to MNDNLTPKAIVSALDAHIIGQADAKRAVAVALRNRWRRQRLSPDLRDEVTPKNILMIGPTGCGKTEISRRLAKLADAPFVKVEATKFTEVGYVGRDVEQIVRDLVEEAVRLEKDRRREAVREAASEAAMSRLLDALTGKEASEATRLSFRQRIENDQMNDVEVEVEVADSPSMPMEIPGMGGQVGMINLSDMMSKAFGQTQKKRRKLRVAEAWDKLVEEEQDKRLDQDDVARVAITSAEQNGIVFLDEIDKIAVSDVRGGSVSREGVQRDLLPLIEGTTVSTKYGPLKTDHILFIASGAFHVAKPSDLLPELQGRLPIRVELKALTEDDFVSILSDTKASLVAQYRALLATEGVTIDLTPDGIRAVAKIAAEVNGEVENIGARRLQTVMEKLLEDVSFDAEDRQGETLVIDAAYVEKQLSEVARNTDLSKYVL; encoded by the coding sequence ATGAACGACAATCTGACCCCAAAAGCCATTGTTTCCGCTCTCGATGCGCACATCATAGGGCAAGCCGATGCCAAGCGCGCCGTTGCCGTGGCGCTGCGCAACCGCTGGCGTCGGCAGCGCCTCTCGCCCGATCTGCGCGATGAGGTGACGCCCAAGAATATCCTGATGATCGGCCCCACAGGCTGCGGCAAAACCGAGATCAGCCGCCGTCTGGCGAAACTCGCCGACGCGCCGTTCGTGAAGGTTGAGGCGACGAAGTTCACCGAAGTCGGCTATGTCGGCCGCGATGTGGAGCAGATCGTGCGCGATCTGGTCGAAGAAGCCGTGCGTCTGGAAAAGGATCGCCGCCGCGAGGCGGTGCGTGAAGCTGCTTCCGAGGCGGCGATGAGCCGTCTGCTCGATGCCCTCACCGGCAAGGAAGCGAGCGAGGCGACCCGCCTCTCCTTCCGTCAGCGGATCGAAAACGACCAGATGAATGACGTCGAGGTTGAGGTGGAAGTCGCCGACAGCCCCTCCATGCCGATGGAAATCCCCGGCATGGGCGGCCAGGTCGGCATGATCAACCTGTCCGACATGATGTCAAAGGCATTCGGCCAGACCCAGAAGAAGCGTCGCAAGCTGCGCGTAGCCGAGGCTTGGGACAAGCTAGTCGAAGAAGAGCAGGACAAGCGGCTGGATCAGGACGATGTCGCCCGTGTCGCGATCACCAGCGCCGAGCAGAATGGCATCGTCTTCCTCGATGAGATCGACAAGATCGCGGTGAGCGATGTGCGTGGCGGCTCCGTAAGCCGCGAAGGCGTGCAGCGTGACCTGTTGCCGCTGATCGAGGGTACGACGGTATCCACCAAATATGGGCCGCTGAAGACGGATCACATTCTGTTCATCGCATCGGGTGCGTTCCACGTCGCGAAGCCCAGCGACCTGCTGCCGGAGCTTCAAGGGCGCCTGCCGATCCGTGTCGAACTGAAGGCGCTGACGGAGGATGATTTCGTCTCGATCCTGTCCGACACCAAGGCAAGTCTTGTTGCGCAATATCGCGCATTGTTGGCGACCGAAGGCGTCACGATCGACCTCACACCCGACGGCATTCGCGCGGTCGCGAAGATCGCTGCCGAGGTGAATGGCGAGGTCGAGAATATCGGCGCCCGCCGTCTTCAGACGGTGATGGAAAAGCTGCTGGAAGATGTGAGCTTCGACGCTGAAGATCGCCAGGGCGAAACGCTGGTGATCGACGCGGCCTATGTCGAGAAGCAGCTGAGCGAAGTGGCGCGCAACACCGACCTCAGCAAATATGTGCTGTAA
- the phaR gene encoding polyhydroxyalkanoate synthesis repressor PhaR: protein MAKTKTANESEPVIIKKYANRRLYNTETSSYITLDLLSQMTREGREFVVVDAKTGEDITHNVLTQIIMEEEQRGKNMLPVNFLRQLIAMYGDSMQSMVPQYLEASMDAFRKNQMQFQEAMKGAFGGGPLAEIAKRNMQMIEAAANAFGNVPGMPTMPGMPGAPTPAQPASESSKDDEIANLKAQLSALNAKIDKLG from the coding sequence ATGGCCAAAACCAAGACCGCCAATGAATCAGAGCCGGTCATCATCAAGAAATATGCGAACAGGCGTCTCTATAACACGGAAACGTCCAGTTACATCACTCTTGATCTGCTGTCGCAAATGACTCGTGAGGGGCGCGAGTTCGTGGTTGTGGATGCCAAGACCGGGGAGGACATTACGCATAATGTCCTCACGCAAATCATCATGGAGGAAGAGCAGCGGGGCAAGAACATGCTACCCGTCAACTTCCTGCGCCAGCTGATCGCTATGTATGGCGATTCCATGCAGTCGATGGTGCCGCAATATCTGGAAGCGTCGATGGACGCGTTCCGGAAGAACCAGATGCAGTTCCAGGAAGCGATGAAAGGTGCCTTTGGCGGTGGTCCGCTGGCAGAGATCGCGAAGCGCAACATGCAGATGATCGAAGCTGCTGCGAATGCCTTCGGTAACGTGCCCGGAATGCCTACCATGCCGGGAATGCCGGGCGCGCCTACTCCTGCGCAGCCCGCTTCCGAAAGTAGCAAGGATGACGAGATCGCGAATTTGAAGGCGCAGCTTTCTGCCCTGAATGCCAAGATCGACAAGCTGGGCTGA
- the proS gene encoding proline--tRNA ligase has product MKHALSVTREQDFAAWYQAVVSEADMAEESGVRGSMVIRPWGYGIWERIQKLLDERIKATGHENCYFPLFIPLSYFEKEAEHVDGFAKEMAVVTHHRLIQKDGKLVPDPEAKLEEPLVVRPTSETVIGAAFSRWVQSWRDLPVLINQWANVVRWEMRTRMFLRTAEFLWQEGHTAHATVDEAMEETMKMLEVYRSFAEECVALPVVAGEKPENERFPGAVATYSIEAMMQDGKALQAGTSHFLGTTFSRAQNIKFQNAEGQQELAQTTSWGMSTRMIGGLIMVHGDDDGLRVPPRLAPYQVVVVPMLRDNDEDAAILDYCADLVAALNKQDVFREPVRALLDKRPAKAANKRWGWVKKGAPIVIEVGGRDVAGGNVSVLRRDRLYRDDGKLDSQIVAKSDFLAAATGMLEEIQQALFADAQSRLHGNIDKSITSLDALKAYFAASKKQGWALVQWSKPTGPALDKVIEWLKGEKLTLRNVPLDAEAADGACIFTGEKAVERVLVGRSY; this is encoded by the coding sequence GTGAAGCACGCCCTTTCCGTTACCCGTGAACAGGATTTCGCCGCCTGGTATCAGGCCGTCGTTAGCGAAGCCGACATGGCCGAGGAAAGCGGCGTTCGCGGCAGCATGGTCATCCGGCCATGGGGCTACGGTATCTGGGAACGTATCCAGAAGCTGCTGGACGAACGGATCAAGGCGACCGGCCACGAAAACTGCTATTTCCCGCTCTTCATCCCGCTTTCCTATTTCGAAAAGGAAGCAGAGCATGTGGACGGCTTTGCCAAGGAAATGGCGGTCGTCACGCATCACCGCCTGATCCAGAAAGACGGCAAGCTGGTGCCTGATCCCGAGGCGAAGCTGGAAGAACCTTTAGTGGTTCGTCCGACTTCGGAGACGGTTATCGGCGCGGCCTTCTCACGTTGGGTGCAAAGCTGGCGCGACCTGCCGGTGCTGATCAACCAGTGGGCCAACGTCGTCCGCTGGGAAATGCGCACCCGCATGTTCCTGCGCACGGCCGAGTTCCTCTGGCAGGAAGGGCATACGGCGCACGCCACCGTCGATGAGGCGATGGAAGAGACGATGAAGATGCTGGAAGTCTACCGCAGCTTCGCCGAAGAGTGCGTTGCGTTGCCGGTGGTCGCTGGCGAAAAGCCGGAGAATGAGCGCTTCCCCGGTGCGGTTGCGACCTATTCGATTGAAGCGATGATGCAGGACGGCAAGGCGCTTCAGGCCGGCACGTCGCATTTCCTCGGCACGACCTTTTCGCGGGCGCAGAACATCAAGTTCCAAAATGCCGAAGGGCAACAGGAGCTGGCGCAGACGACCAGCTGGGGCATGTCGACGCGCATGATCGGCGGCCTCATCATGGTCCACGGCGATGATGATGGTCTGCGCGTGCCCCCGCGTCTGGCGCCTTATCAGGTCGTGGTCGTGCCGATGCTGCGCGACAATGACGAGGATGCGGCGATCCTGGATTATTGCGCCGATCTGGTCGCCGCTTTGAACAAGCAGGACGTATTCCGCGAGCCCGTCCGCGCGCTTCTGGACAAGCGCCCCGCCAAGGCTGCCAACAAGCGCTGGGGCTGGGTGAAGAAGGGCGCGCCGATCGTGATCGAGGTAGGCGGCCGTGATGTGGCAGGCGGGAACGTTTCGGTTCTGCGCCGTGACCGGCTTTATCGCGATGATGGGAAGCTCGACAGCCAGATCGTCGCAAAGAGCGATTTTCTGGCCGCTGCGACCGGCATGCTGGAGGAGATTCAGCAGGCTCTGTTCGCCGATGCTCAGTCGCGGCTGCATGGCAACATCGACAAGTCGATCACGTCGCTGGATGCGCTCAAAGCCTATTTTGCCGCGAGCAAGAAGCAAGGCTGGGCGCTGGTGCAATGGTCGAAGCCCACGGGTCCGGCGCTCGATAAGGTGATCGAGTGGCTGAAGGGCGAGAAGCTGACGCTGCGTAACGTACCGCTGGATGCGGAGGCGGCCGATGGTGCGTGCATCTTCACCGGCGAAAAGGCGGTCGAGCGGGTGCTCGTGGGACGCAGCTACTAA
- a CDS encoding entericidin A/B family lipoprotein, with protein MRQTIALVITGLLLTSLAACNTVKGVGRDIESVGRAGERAM; from the coding sequence ATGCGTCAGACCATTGCCCTCGTGATCACTGGGCTTCTTCTCACCAGCTTGGCGGCCTGCAACACGGTCAAAGGCGTTGGCCGGGACATTGAATCGGTCGGTCGGGCCGGTGAGAGGGCGATGTAA
- a CDS encoding alpha/beta fold hydrolase codes for MDSSPTPVHSALAQGVAAPQHGPRPLPLFLDILWRETEHDADLRRAAFQGLRKYQDATRPSPPPAPTVFAAAGSARLLRYGTENGRAPVVFIPSLINPPQVLDLSEGRSMLRHMAAAGHDAYLVDWGSPRAEDAHLDLEHHVTKRLLTMLESLPQPPILVGYCLGGSLALGAAAVAEVKAVATIAAPWQFDGFPEADRNLIASLWRGAKATSEQLGYVPMEVLQSGFWAMDPARTIRKYAAFAEMQPGSEAERAFLAVEDWANGGSPLTFAAGQELFENFYGRNVTGHRQWRVGGKTVHPESLRCPTLSVRSATDRIVPASAAPELADGFTLQLGHVGMIVGSNARQLLWDPLSLWLSTHGG; via the coding sequence ATGGATTCCTCTCCCACACCTGTACATTCCGCATTAGCACAAGGCGTTGCCGCACCGCAACATGGCCCGCGGCCATTGCCCCTCTTTCTCGACATTTTATGGCGGGAAACGGAGCATGACGCTGATCTGCGACGGGCAGCATTCCAAGGTCTGCGCAAATATCAGGACGCCACCCGGCCGTCTCCGCCACCAGCGCCCACCGTCTTTGCTGCGGCCGGAAGCGCCAGATTGCTGCGATACGGCACGGAAAATGGCCGTGCGCCCGTCGTCTTCATCCCTTCGCTGATCAACCCGCCACAAGTTCTGGACCTGTCGGAAGGGCGATCCATGCTGCGCCACATGGCCGCAGCAGGACATGACGCCTATCTGGTCGATTGGGGCAGCCCCCGTGCCGAGGACGCCCACCTTGACCTTGAGCATCATGTGACGAAGCGCCTTCTTACTATGCTGGAATCGCTCCCCCAGCCGCCCATCCTCGTGGGCTATTGTTTGGGGGGCAGCCTTGCGCTGGGAGCGGCGGCGGTTGCCGAGGTGAAGGCCGTCGCCACCATCGCGGCGCCGTGGCAATTTGATGGCTTCCCCGAGGCCGATCGCAACCTTATCGCGTCACTCTGGCGCGGCGCGAAGGCCACCAGCGAGCAGCTTGGCTATGTGCCGATGGAAGTGCTGCAATCAGGCTTCTGGGCGATGGACCCGGCCCGCACCATCCGGAAATATGCTGCATTCGCCGAAATGCAGCCCGGCTCTGAAGCCGAGCGTGCCTTTCTGGCCGTGGAGGATTGGGCGAACGGCGGATCACCCCTGACCTTCGCGGCAGGCCAGGAGCTGTTCGAAAACTTCTACGGACGCAATGTCACTGGCCACCGGCAATGGCGAGTCGGTGGCAAGACGGTCCATCCTGAAAGCCTTCGCTGCCCGACATTATCCGTCCGATCCGCCACCGACCGGATCGTCCCGGCCAGCGCCGCGCCGGAACTGGCCGATGGCTTTACACTGCAACTGGGCCATGTCGGCATGATCGTCGGAAGCAACGCCCGTCAGCTGCTCTGGGACCCGCTGTCTCTATGGCTTTCAACCCATGGAGGTTGA
- a CDS encoding acetyl-CoA C-acetyltransferase → MSDIVITAAKRTAVGSFMGAFGSTPAHELGRTAIIAALDQAGVAAEEVDEVILGQVLSAAQGQNPARQAAVNAGIPVERTAIGINQLCGSGLRAVALAAQAIKAGDARIMIAGGQESMSLAPHAQYLRGGAKMGPVSFIDTMTHDGLTDAFNNYHMGVTAENLAERYQINREAQDAFAVASQNKAEAARASGRFRDEIVPVTVKGRKGDTIVDADEYIRAGATLEAMQGLRPAFKKDGSVTAGNASGINDGAAALVLMTAADAAKRDAAILGRIAGFATCGVDPAIMGIGPAPASRNALARAGWSLADLDLIEANEAFAAQALAVGQELGWDPEKVNVNGGAIAIGHPIGASGARVLTTLLYEMQKRDAKKGLATLCIGGGMGVAMCIER, encoded by the coding sequence TTGTCAGACATCGTCATTACCGCTGCAAAGCGTACCGCCGTGGGCAGTTTCATGGGCGCATTCGGGTCCACGCCTGCGCATGAATTGGGACGCACCGCCATCATCGCGGCGCTCGATCAGGCCGGGGTAGCGGCTGAGGAAGTCGATGAGGTCATACTGGGCCAAGTCCTGAGTGCGGCGCAGGGGCAGAACCCCGCGCGTCAGGCCGCCGTCAACGCCGGAATACCAGTGGAACGCACCGCCATCGGCATCAACCAGCTGTGCGGATCGGGCCTTCGCGCGGTCGCGCTCGCGGCGCAGGCGATCAAGGCGGGTGATGCCCGCATCATGATCGCTGGCGGTCAGGAAAGCATGTCGCTCGCCCCCCATGCGCAATATCTGCGTGGCGGCGCGAAGATGGGTCCGGTCTCATTCATCGACACGATGACGCATGATGGCCTGACCGATGCGTTCAACAACTACCACATGGGCGTGACCGCCGAAAATCTGGCGGAGCGGTATCAGATCAACCGCGAAGCGCAGGATGCGTTCGCCGTGGCAAGCCAGAACAAGGCAGAAGCCGCGCGGGCGTCCGGGCGGTTCAGGGACGAGATCGTTCCGGTGACTGTGAAGGGTCGCAAGGGCGATACCATCGTTGATGCCGACGAATATATCCGCGCTGGCGCGACGCTGGAAGCGATGCAGGGCCTGCGCCCCGCCTTCAAGAAGGACGGCAGCGTAACCGCAGGCAATGCCAGTGGCATCAATGACGGCGCTGCCGCACTCGTTCTCATGACCGCAGCCGATGCCGCCAAGCGGGACGCTGCCATTCTTGGGCGTATTGCCGGCTTTGCCACCTGTGGGGTTGATCCTGCGATCATGGGCATCGGCCCCGCCCCCGCGTCCCGCAACGCGCTTGCCAGGGCGGGTTGGTCGCTCGCTGACCTTGACCTGATCGAAGCGAATGAGGCGTTCGCGGCCCAAGCGCTGGCGGTTGGGCAGGAACTTGGGTGGGACCCGGAAAAGGTCAATGTGAACGGCGGCGCGATCGCCATCGGCCATCCGATTGGAGCGTCGGGCGCGCGCGTTCTGACCACACTGCTTTACGAAATGCAGAAGCGTGATGCGAAGAAGGGCCTTGCCACACTATGCATTGGTGGTGGCATGGGCGTTGCCATGTGCATCGAAAGATAG
- a CDS encoding S9 family peptidase, with product MSSLLKGSTAALALLASAAVPVSAQQQLTLERIFANPDLSGPQPRALKLSPDGKLVTLLKPRADEKERLDLWAIDSAAGAERMLVDSRKTGSGAELSEAEKMQRERDRSVAGSTGIVGYDWAPNGKSILVPVDGDLYLASLDGQVSRLTNTPGSELNGVVSPKGGFVSFVRDGNLFVQPIGGQERQVTQGASDTVSWGVAEFVAQEEMDRRTGYWWSPDDQLIAVARVDEAPVGIVTRTAIGGEGTKVYQQRYPAAGTPNALVDLYVMRPDGSGQVKVDLGDDSDIYLARVDWSKDGRTLYVQRQTRDQKRLDLLAVDPATGKSRIVLTERAKSWVNLSNNFKPLNDGSFLWWSEKTGHGHLYHVRGGKWVALTSGTWEVRDVVAVDERQGTVYFTGNRETPLEQQLYAGSLSGKGPLRQLTSNGWWNDAVMDSGATHLVISRSNTDQPKQVYLADGSGKRLRWLSENAMTGDHPYAPYLASHAKTRFGTIKAADGSTLYTRIMTPPLEPGKQYPVFMLHYGGPGAGRVVTNQWGSPVYQYLVDRGWIVFAIDNRGTPDRGKAFEDQLYRAMGTVEVDDQLKGVEWLKSQPYVDPQRIATYGWSYGGYMSVKLLEKAPGLFSAAIAGAPVTRWELYDTHYTERYLGKPQDRPSAYPASGAIDDAVKIKDPMLLIHGMSDDNVVFDNATALMARMQAAAVPFEMMVYPGQTHRVGGPGISIHLWRTIEDFLRRNGTAPEEPRLGK from the coding sequence ATGTCCTCATTGTTGAAGGGCAGCACAGCCGCTCTGGCACTGCTGGCAAGTGCTGCCGTCCCGGTTTCCGCACAACAGCAACTGACGCTTGAGCGCATCTTCGCTAATCCCGACCTGTCGGGGCCTCAGCCGCGCGCGCTGAAGCTCTCACCGGATGGCAAGCTTGTCACGCTGCTCAAGCCGCGCGCGGACGAGAAGGAACGGCTGGACCTTTGGGCGATCGACAGCGCGGCCGGGGCTGAGCGCATGCTGGTGGATTCAAGGAAGACCGGCAGCGGCGCCGAGCTTTCAGAAGCGGAAAAGATGCAGCGCGAACGGGATCGGTCGGTGGCGGGCAGCACCGGGATCGTCGGCTATGACTGGGCTCCCAATGGCAAGAGCATCCTCGTTCCGGTGGATGGCGATCTTTACCTTGCGTCGCTCGATGGCCAGGTGTCGCGCCTGACCAACACTCCGGGCAGCGAACTGAATGGCGTGGTCAGTCCCAAGGGCGGCTTTGTCTCCTTCGTCCGTGACGGCAACCTCTTCGTGCAGCCGATCGGCGGGCAGGAGCGGCAGGTCACGCAGGGCGCGAGCGACACGGTCAGCTGGGGCGTCGCGGAGTTCGTGGCGCAGGAGGAAATGGACCGGCGCACCGGCTATTGGTGGTCGCCTGACGACCAGTTGATCGCGGTTGCTCGCGTGGATGAAGCGCCGGTTGGCATCGTTACGCGGACCGCGATCGGCGGGGAAGGGACGAAGGTCTATCAGCAACGCTATCCCGCTGCGGGGACACCGAACGCGCTGGTTGACCTTTACGTCATGCGGCCGGATGGCAGTGGCCAAGTGAAGGTCGATCTTGGCGATGACAGCGACATCTATCTGGCGCGGGTCGATTGGTCCAAGGACGGCCGGACCCTTTACGTCCAACGTCAGACCCGCGACCAGAAGCGGCTCGATCTGCTCGCGGTCGATCCTGCGACGGGCAAGTCCAGGATCGTCCTGACCGAAAGGGCGAAAAGCTGGGTCAACCTTAGCAATAATTTCAAGCCGCTGAATGACGGCAGCTTCCTTTGGTGGTCGGAAAAGACGGGGCACGGCCATCTATACCATGTTCGCGGCGGCAAGTGGGTTGCCCTCACCAGCGGCACGTGGGAGGTGCGGGACGTGGTCGCGGTGGATGAGCGGCAGGGCACTGTCTACTTCACCGGCAATCGCGAAACGCCTTTGGAGCAGCAGCTTTACGCAGGCTCCCTGTCGGGCAAGGGGCCGTTGCGGCAGTTGACCAGCAATGGCTGGTGGAACGATGCGGTGATGGACAGCGGCGCAACGCATCTGGTGATCTCCCGCAGCAACACGGACCAGCCCAAGCAGGTCTATCTGGCCGATGGCAGCGGCAAGCGGCTTCGGTGGCTGTCAGAAAATGCTATGACCGGGGATCACCCCTATGCCCCCTACCTCGCCAGCCATGCAAAGACGCGCTTTGGCACGATCAAGGCGGCGGATGGGTCAACGCTCTATACACGGATCATGACCCCGCCGCTGGAGCCGGGCAAGCAATACCCTGTCTTCATGCTGCATTATGGCGGGCCGGGAGCGGGGAGGGTGGTCACCAATCAATGGGGATCGCCCGTCTATCAATATCTGGTGGATCGCGGCTGGATCGTCTTTGCAATCGATAACAGGGGCACGCCGGATCGCGGCAAGGCGTTCGAGGATCAATTGTACCGCGCCATGGGGACGGTGGAAGTCGACGACCAGCTAAAGGGCGTCGAGTGGCTGAAATCCCAGCCCTATGTCGATCCTCAGCGGATTGCGACCTATGGTTGGTCCTATGGCGGCTATATGTCGGTCAAGCTGCTCGAAAAGGCGCCAGGCCTGTTCTCTGCCGCGATCGCGGGCGCTCCCGTAACCCGCTGGGAGCTTTACGACACGCACTATACCGAGCGCTATCTGGGCAAGCCGCAGGACCGGCCCAGCGCCTATCCCGCGTCCGGCGCCATCGATGATGCCGTCAAAATCAAGGACCCGATGCTGCTGATCCATGGCATGTCCGATGACAATGTCGTGTTCGACAACGCCACCGCCTTGATGGCCCGCATGCAGGCGGCCGCCGTACCGTTCGAGATGATGGTCTATCCCGGCCAGACGCACCGCGTGGGCGGCCCCGGCATCAGCATTCATCTATGGCGCACGATCGAGGATTTCCTTCGCCGCAACGGAACCGCGCCCGAGGAGCCGCGCCTAGGTAAATAA